One Stratiformator vulcanicus genomic window, CTCTGCCTGAATGCTCTTGTCGCTGCGCGACCCGGACGGTGTCCGGGCCACACTCAAATAGGCCACGCGTGGACTTAATCCCGAGTGGCACGGACAACGTCCGTGCGGCAAAGCCGCCAGAGCATTCAGCTACCGGCCACATATCACATTCGATGCCTCAGCAGCAGGGACAACCCTGCCCGAATGCTCTACGCAACGCGGCGTTCGTCTTGATTCTGTTCGAACCACTCGCACGTCTCGCGCAGGCCGGTTTCGAAGTCGATCGCGGCTTTGAAGCCGAAGCGTTCTTCGGCGCGGGTTATGTCGAGGCAGCGGCGGGGTTGGCCGTTGGGCTTGGTTTCGTCCCAGACGATGTCGCCCCGAAAGCCGGTCACACGCTGCAGCGTCTCGGCGAGGTCGCGGATGGAAATCTCCATCCCGCTGCCCAGGTTAACGGGATCAGATTCGTCATAGCGTTCGCNGGCGAGCCGGATGCCGCGGGCGGCGTCGCGAACATGCAGGAACTCACGCGTCGGCGAACCGTCGCCCCAGAAGACGACCTCTTTGGCGCCGCTGTCCCGCGCGGTGATGAATTTGCGGATCATCGCCGGGATGACGTGTGAGGTTTCGAGATCGAAATTATCCCGCGGGCCGTACAGATTCACCGGCATCAGGTAGATGCCGTTAAAGCCGTACTGGTCGCGATACGCCTGACACTGCACCAGCAGCATTTTCTTGGCGAGGCCGTAGGGGGCGTTGGTTTCTTCCGGCATGCCCGACCAGAGCTCGTCTTCTTTAAAGGGAACCGGTGTCATCTTCGGATAAGCGCAAATCGTCCCGGCCACGACCGTCTTTTCGACGCCGGCCCGGCGGCAGTGTTCGATCAGATGCACGCCCATCACGGCGTTTTCATAGAAGAACAGTCCGGGTTGGTCGCGATTCGCCCCGATGCCCCCCACGACGGCGGCCAAATGCACGACCACGTCGGGTCGGTACATCACCAGCATCCGGCTGATGTCGTGTTCGCTGCGGAGATCGAAGTCGACCGACCGCGGCGCGAACAACTGTTCGCAGCCCTGAGCACGGAACTCTTCGCAGACAAATGATCCGAGGAATCCGCCGCCCCCGGTGACCAACACGCGTGCCGATTTTAAGTCCATCCCTGACCGCCTTTGATCGCGTCGCCAGAGGCGTATCGTACGCCCCGATTTGATTTCACTCGCGGCTTTTATATCGGTCGGCCTTTTCCGTCAATTTCGATCCGGACTTGAATTCGATCTGGCGGCAATCCGTATCAGCGAAACGTTCTCGGCTAACAGTTATCGCCTTTCGGCCGGCGGGCACAGCCCGCCCTACGGGTGATCGACAATAATTGCCTGAGTACGCTCGATCGAGTTGAAAAGAAAATTCGATTCGCACCCCAAGTACTCTTGACGGGATTCGGCTCGTGATGATAAACCCCCGCCACCTCTCTCCAATAGTCTCGATTTCCACCGTCACAATTCGGCCTTACCCGGGATGAACGTCCGGCTCTCTATGAGCCAGATGCCCGAGTCGGTCCGCACGTTTCAACGTGTCGGCGGCGATCAACCTCCCCTATCCAATTCCAATCGAATCTTCGTGACGGCGTCCTCGCCATCGGTTCGTGCATTCGCACTCCGAGACGAGTTCGTCCGCCGCATGACTTCACGTCTGCCCTCCGCTTTAGAAGGTCCACCGGCATGTCTCAGCACGCTCGTCTCTCTGCCGCACGCTTCGGCCGGGCGGTCGTCCTCGTGGTCGCGGCGTTCGCCTCGCGGCCCGGTATCGCTCAACTTCAAGAGTCGGGCGGGGCGTATGCGGTCCCCCTGACGGACGCCCCGATCGCCGTCGCTCAAAGCGACTACAGCGATTTGAACGCGTTCGACACACCGCCGGACGTCTACCTGACTCCGCCGAGTGGTCAATCCATCGAGCCGATGCACATGGCTCAGGCGACACCGCCGGCCTTCCTGCCACAAGGCATGCCGCCAGCCGCGCCGATGCCTCAAGCGGCTCCGCCCGCGTACGCACCGCCGATGCAGGCGATGGCGCCGACACAGCAAATGCCGTTCGGCCAGCCGATGCGATATGGCCAGCCCATGCAGCAAATGCCGAACATGACACCGATGCAGCAGATGCCTTACGGGCAGCCCATCCAGCGAACAGCTTATATGCAGCAAATGCCGCCGGCAGCCCCCGCTTCGCAAATGCAGCCAGCTCCCCAAATGCAGGCCATGCCGCCGATGCAACAGATGCAGCCGACCGCACCGGTTGCTCAAGCGGCTCCTTTTCAACAAACCAGTCAGAATCCGGTTTACATGGCGCCTGAAACCGTCGTGGGCGGCGGGCAATATCCCGGTATCGCTCCAGCAGGCGGCCCGGTCTACTCCTCGCCTTATGGCGAACAGGTCTTTGATGGCAGCCCGGCTTTCAATGGCGGCGGCTGCGGTTGTGACACCGGTTGCGGCGTCCCCGAAGTCGGTTGCGGCTCCTGCGGCGACGCTTGTGGCTGCGGCGGAATGTCGTCCTCACTCTATCACGGCTACGGGGGCGGTAACGGCTGCCGCAAAGGCCTCGCCTTCGGTTTTGACTTCGTGTTCTTAAAGCCGCGATTCGGATCGAACGATGCCTTCTTTATTGAGCGACCGAACTCCATCATTAATCAGGAGCTCGGACATGATTTCGAAACCGGATATCGCGTCTGGCTCGAACACATCGGTCCGGACGACTTCGGCGGACGCTTCCGCTACTTCTCCTTCGACGAACGGGCACAGACGGAATTCGCCTCCCCGGCGGTCGGCGAAACCATCATCGTTGATCTCGACGGCATGCAGTTCGCTCCGATCCGCGGTACCAACGGGGCCACGGCGATCGGCGACTTCCAAGCTGATTCCATCGTTGCCACCGGCAATCTCGACGTCAGTGCTTTCGACGCCGAAATGTCGCAACGTATTAAGTTCAATAATTGGCTCTTTAATGTCGGCGGTGGTCTTCGCTACGGTCGCTTTGAGCAAAGCTATCAGTCGATCTACTACAATGGCGACGACATCGTCGGCGGGGCCGCGTCGAGCCGACGGTTCGACGGTATCGGTCCGACGATCTTCGCAGAAATGCGACGCCCGATCGGGTGCAGCGGGTTCTCGATCCTCGCCAACGTCCGAGGCTCGATGTTGTATGGTCGACACCGCGACGATCTGAACAGCTTCGCCAACGGGGTCATCACCGCGGGCGGCACGACGAACAACACGACCTTCGCCTCGTTCCGCAACGACGACTTGATTCCGATCGCCGAAAGCCAACTCGGCGGCGAATGGAGTATCTGGATTTCCCCCAAGACCGTCTTCTCGGTGCAAGTCGCCTGGGAAACGCAGGTCTGGTTCGGAGCCGGCAACACCGTCAGCCGTAATGACGACCTCGGCCTCGACGGCTTCACCGTCCGACTTGGCTTCGAATTCTAAAGCACAGTCGACACAAAACTAAGAAGGGGCTGACATTGGTCAGCCCCTTTTTATTAATGGCTTCACAGGATGACGGCCGGCTGAGCATCGCTACGCCGCGGCGTACTGGCCGACGACCTGATCTTTCGGCGGCAGTTTTTCGCACCGTGTCGTTTCGGTTTCGGCGTCGCTGCCCTCTCTTGCGACTTCGTCGTAGACCTGCTCGACCAACACGAGCGGATCGATCGTCGGGAAGTCCTGCTCCAGCGTGACCGACAATGCGGCGAAGCGGTCGACGCCGGGGTCGACGATCGCCTGTGCGACCGAACCGGCCGTTCGCAGAACAGTTTCAAGCTCGTTCATCTCCACCGAGTCTGAAGAGCCCGCATGATGGCGGGCCACCGCATCGACGACCGGCGACGGTAAGTCCCAGGCGGATAGGAACGTCGCGCCCAGCGCCGGGTGGTCGATCTTAAACAGCTCACGTTCCGCGGAAATTAATTCCGGCCCGTGGACACAGCTCTCGTAAGCGGGCACGTACGACTTGGGGGCATATTGAGCGAGCACGAGGACTCCGATATCGGCCAATACTCCGGCCGTATAGGCATCGTCGGTCGAAATGTCGTAACCGTCTGCATTCGCGTCGACCAAGTGAGCGGCCGCGGTGGCCGTCGTGGCCGCGCGGCGCCAATAGTCGCCGTAGAAGTCATGCAGCGGACCTTTCATCAATCCGCCGATCACGCTGAACGAGAGTGCGAACAACCGTAGCGAGTTCTGACCCAGCAAAGCCGCAGCCTGCTTGACCGAGCCGACTTTGTGCCGCAGTCCGTATCGTGATGAGTTGACGACCCGCAAAATCCGCAGCGAGAGTGCCGGATCTCGCTCCAGACACGCGACAACCTGGTCCATGCGGTAATCGGGCGTGGCGGTCAGGCTGATCAGCTTCCGCGTGACGTCATCGGAAGCTTGAAGCTCACCGAGCGCGAGTGCAAATCGCTCCGCGCCGGTCGGTTTGGAGGTCGTGGCGACCATGAAATATCCGAAAGATGAGATGCGGCGAACGCGGACGTACCGATCGGACGTCTCTATCTCTTAGAACAGCGGCGCGGCGGTGCCTCGAACATCGGTCGATGATCCTGCAGCGACTGACATTTAAGGTTCGGTTGTGCGGCTTCGTACGATTGCGCGGCGGATGTCGTCACGCGGCGGTCATATTGTGCTCTCAGCTCAACACTTCTCCGGCGGCCATATGCGGTGAATTCTCAACAGCCCAGCCGCCCGGCCTTATTTGTGAGCTACTCTTTCTGAAGTCCGCTGTGGATTTCCCACACGGGCCGATCCGCGATCGTCCGGTGGCGCGTTGACTTCCGCATGTTCTCGGCCTCATTCACACGGGCCCGGCGGTCGAGAACGCTCCGGACCACAACGTGCGGCGGCAGCCGGCGGATCATCGACCTTCAGACACATCCAAGCTGGAATTGGGCATGGCCACGCTGCCGACCGGCGAGCAGCTCCGAACTCTGCCACTCCGCGCCGTAATTGCGTACTCGGCTCGCGCGGCTCGGCGGGTCTTTCGCGACTACACCGGCGGTGTCGATGAAACTCAAAAGGCACACGTCGAAGCTGTTACGGCGTCAATCAAATTCGCGTTGGAGTTTGCGTCCGGCCAGACGCCCGACATGGACGCGCTCACCGCCGCGGAAGAAGCGGTCGTCCAAGCCGTCATTGCCGCCGGTTCGATGGAGCGACCCAATCGCACGGTCGCGTTCGCTTCAAACGCCGCCTATGCCGCTATTAATGCGACCGGTGCCGCGGTTGCTTCCAAAGAGGCCGCCGACCGGGCCGGACTGGCCGAGAAGGCCATCATGGCGGCGGTCACCTGTGTCGATGCCGCCGTGGCGGCGCGTCCGAATGTGCGTCACGCCGCGATCCGCGACTTTGCTCAACTGAGCAAATTAAATCTCGGAACGTTTCCCGACTTCGGGCGAAAGATCGATGCCTCCGACCACGGACCGCTCGGCCCGGTTGGGGAACAATCCTCGGCCAACCCATCGGACGAACTTCGCAAGCTCGCCGCGCAAAAGAGTCTCATCCAAAAAGAATTTTTAAAGCTGAAAGAAGCGCAGCAGAAATTTGAAGCAGAGAAGCAGAAATTCGAGCAGCAGCAAAATGATGCTCTTAATGAAGCTGCTGACGCTTCCGCCGCCGACCAAGCGGAACCAGTTAATAGTGAAGAACTAGCCGAGCTTCGCACCAGGGTCGAGGAACTGGCGACACAACTGGACGAAGCCACCGCCCAAAGGCAAGAGGCCGAATCTCAGCGGCAGCAGGCCGAAGAAGAATCAACTTCGCAGATCGAACGGAAGCAGCGGGAACTCGACCAGCTTTCGTCGCAGTTCGATGAAGAACGGAGCCGCCACGAGCAGGCGGTGAACGCCGCACGTGAGGAGATGGAGACCACGCTCTCCGACTTGCGAGAACAATTAGATCGCACGCACGCCGACCGCACCGCGTTGACCGAGCAGCTCGACGGACTGAAATCGTCCTTCGAACAGAAGCAAAAAGAGGCCGAGGAACTCTCGGACCGGTTCGAGCAAAAACGCGAAGAGTTTGAACAGCTCGAGCAAAAGCAGCGTGAGTTCGAAGATCGCGAACGCGAATTCGCCGACCGCGACGAAGCCTTTCGGCAGGAAGTCGAACACCTTTCGCAGGAGCGAAAGAAGCTCTCCGACGAAAAGAATGCGGCCGTCTCCGCCGCCGCGTCGAAACACAAAGCGCTTCTGCAAGTCGAGGAGAAAGAGCGGGAGCTTACTGCCGAGCGGTCGAAAATTAACGCCGCCCGCAAAGTCGTTGATCAGCAACGCCAGCAAAATGAAGTCGACACCGAACGGCTCCGTCGCGAACAGCAGAACTTCGAGAAGCAGGTGCGAAAGCTCGAAGAAGAACAGGAGCGGACCGCCAACGAAACCGATGAACTTAAGCGCCGGGCCGCCCAACTCAAGGCTGATCGACTTACGCTAAAGGGCGAGAAGGTCGACTTTAAACAATCCGTCGAAGAGTTCGAATCGCAGCGCGAACAATCGCAACGCATTGATGCCGAACGGCAGGCCGAACTCGGTCACCGCGAAGAGCAACTTCACCAACGTCAACAGGAACTAGACTCTCGCGAGGAAGACCTTGCGGAGCAGCGGCAACGCCTTGAAATCAATTGGCAGGAGTTGGAGCAGGCCCGCCAAGCAGTCGAAGCCGACCGAAAAGAAGTCGACTCGACCGCCGAGACCGTGCAGCAGGCCCAAGCTGATTTCGACGACGAGCGGGCCGCCTACGCCGAAGAGTTGCAGAGTTATCACGCCGAGCGTCAGCGCTTTCAGGAAGCCGTCGACTCGCTGCGAAACGCGATGCGGCAATATCCCGAATTTGCGGGTGAGACGGTTTAAACGCCCCGATCGATCGATTGAGACCGGTGATAGGGTTGGCGACTGCCTCCCGCTATTGAGCGAATCGGCAACCCTTAAAGGATTTCCCCCAGTTCGGTTTGACTGATGAAGGCCGTGACATAGGTTTTGTCGCGAAATGTCAACACGCGCGAACCGGCCGAGATTCATTAAGGCGGTTTGCCAGGAGCGATTGATGTCATCTGAGCCCAGCTTCGAACTACCGTCACTAAATGAGCCGGTCGCTACGGAAGTGCCTCCGGCGCCGAAAGCCGGCGCGACGCATCCCACCGACTCCGCCGGGACGCTCTTGTCGTTAATGACGCTCGCGAAAACGGCACGGCTCGACGTCAATGACCCCTCCACAGACGAGGCACTGGCTGGCGTCATTGCGCCGGCAACGCTGCGGGCACTCCTCTCGGCATTGAACCATCGGGATCCGAAAACGATCCGACACGTCCGCCGGACGGCACGACTCGCTACGGGTGTCGCGTCTGCGTTCGGCTGGGACGAACGGCCGCTGAAAGCACTTGAGGTCGCGTGCCTGCTTCACGATATCGGCAAAATCGGCGTTCCGGACAGCATTCTCTTTAAGCCAGGCGCTCTCACGGGAGACGAAGCCGAGTTGATGGCACTGCACCACAATATCGGCTGTGACATCCTGCAGGCCTGCCGCGTCGATTCCGAAGTATATGACATCGTCGTGCAAAGCAGCCAGCACTATAACGGCGCGACCGACGGTTATCGCCTGATCGGCAGCGACGTCCATCAGGGTGCGAGAATCCTGGCCGTGGCCGATGCGTACGACTCGCTGCGGACTCAGCAGGTCTACCGCGAAGCGATCCCGCACGATGAGATAATGAAGAAATTAAAGGCTGCGTCCGGAACGCAGTTCGACGGCACGATCGTCGTTGCGCTCGGTCGGTGGATCGAACAGGAAGGCCCCGGCGTGTTCGACCCGGAACTCGACGGCGGAAGCTCCGGCCGCGAGCATCCCAATGCCCCCGGAATGCTCGACCCCAACGCGCTGTGCCAGATCTTTTCTCACCTCTATATCCTCGAAAGTCTCTACGACGGCTTTTATCTGCTCGATGCCGATCTGAAGGTCGTGCTGTGGAACCTCGGTGCCGAACGCCTCTTTAAGAAAGGGCATCAGGAGGTTCTGGGCACGAACTGGAATGCCCGCGCCTGGGAGTTTGCCGACTTGATGGGGAACCCCCTGGGTGAAGGCGAATACCCGCTTCAGCGTGTGCTCAAAGAACCCCGCGCGATTTCTTCCGGCTTAAAATATAAGCGGTTCGACGGCAAGTGGACCGAAATTGAAATCCAAAGCATTCCGCTGATCGACGGCAACGGCCAATTGCAGGGCGTCGCCGAGATCTACCGGGACCTGTGCCGGACGACGTTTCGTCCGAACGAGTATCGCGAGCTGAAAATGGCCGCGAGCCGTGACCCGTTGACGAAAATCGCCAATCGCGGCGAGCTCGAAACCCAACTCGCCCTGCACCTCAGCGAGATCGGTAAGCAGCAGGATCACCAGCCGTTCGGCGTCATTTTCTGCGATATCGACTTCTTTAAAGCGGTCAACGACAATTACGGTCACCAGGTGGGTGACGATGTGCTCGTCAACACCGCCCGGCTGCTTCAAGAAGAATGCTACAGCGGGGAACTCGTCGCCCGATACGGCGGCGAAGAATTCGTCATACTCTGCCCCGACACCGACCTCGAAGGTGCGGTTCGAAGAGCCGAGCGGCTTCGTGGTTTGCTCGCGAAGACTGTGCTCAACGACGAAACCGAATTGAAAGTCACCGGCAGCTTCGGCGTGAGTGTCTATGAGAAAGGCGACAGCGTCGAAAGTTTGTGCCGGCGGGCCGATAAGGCGCTTTATCAGGCCAAAGAAACCGGTCGCAATCGCACATGCTCGATTACGAGCACGCAACTGCATGAAGACCGTCGAAAGACGCCGGATGAACCGATCGAGACCGATCCGTTTCTGGCCGAAGGCCACTTCGAGGCCCAGCTCGCCTCCGACATGATCGTCTACAAACTCGGCGGATTCGTCGACGAGATTTCGGCGAAAGTCAAAGACGTCACCCAACGGCAGGCGACGTTCGCGATCGGCACGACCGGGATGTTTGGCGGGTGGGGTAAGTCGTCTCAGAAACAGGCCGTGCAACTGGTCCTCGAATTCGGGGAGGATCGCCGTGCCTCTCGGCCTTCCAACAGCGGCACGGAAGTTCGCTACCGCTTCACTCCGATCGGACGTCCGCCCAGCCCGGAGGCATTCCACCGGCGGGTGAAAGAGCTGCTCAAGGCCCTCCGCGGTTATTTCGGCGTTCAATAAGTAGCCGTTCAGTAGGATTGTGGCCTTCTGCAAACGAATGCATGCCAAAGCGATTGCGGCTCGAACAAGCAACGCTGACAGCCAATAGCTGACAGCCGACAGCTTCATCCTGTCAAATTCGTCGACCGTCTCCCGGTCGTTGCACGTCGCGCCTCGAAGTCGATTCCGAGCGTAGCCGACAAATGGGGTTTGCGCACGTTCGCGGTCCGGCTAAAACGACCCGCTTGTCGATCCGGAAGGAACCGGACCGCAATCCTATATCGTCGGATGACGAATCGTGATGCACTTGGACGCAGTCATTTTTGGCGGCGGAGCCGCCGGTTTGTGGACACTCGATCGCCTCTGTGCCGGTGGGCATCGCGCGATCCTGCTTGAATCGAACGCCCTGGGAGCGGGCCAGACGGTCGCCTCTCAGGGCATCATTCACGGGGGTCTCAAATACACCCTCACGGGGCTGCTGACCCGCAGCGCCGAGAACATTCGCGACATGCCCGACCTGTGGCGGGAGTGCCTCGCCGGGGAACGTGTCCCCAATCTGTCGGGCACGGTCGTTCGATCCGATTCCTGCTACCTGTGGCGGACCGAGAGTTTGACCGGCCGCGTCGGTATGATCGGCGCCCGCATGGGGCTGCGCGTCACACCAAAAATGTTGGCCCCCGGCGAGCTGCCTTCGGTACTGCAGAGCTGCCAGGGACCGGTCGCCCGGCTCAGTGAGCAGGTGATCTCTCCGGTCAGCTTTTTGGAAAAACTCCGCGAGCGGAACCTCCCCCGCCTGTTTAAAATCGACCCCGAATCGGGTCTGTCCCTTTCGGTCGATGACGGCGGACGGGTCACGCAGATCGGACTGACCGACTCCGAAACCGGGCGGACGTTCGAGTGCGTGCCCAAATCTGTCATCCTCGCTGCCGGCAACGGCAACGCCCGGCTACTGTCGCAAGTCGGAAAATCGGCGACCGTGATGCAGCGACGCCCGCTCCACATGGTGATGGCAAAAGGCGATCTCCCCGAATTCAACGGCCACTGCGTCGACGGAACGGTTACCCGCGTTACGATCACCTCGGAGCGAATCGACGAGCAGACCGTCGTCTGGCAAATCGGGGGGCAGATTGCCGAAGACGGCGTCGGCCTGTCGGAGCCCGACCTCATCGCACGGGCGCGTCGCGAACTGGCCGCCGCCCTACCTGATCTGTCGCAGGATGGCATCGAATGGGCCACCTACCGCGTTGACCGGGCCGAAGGCGAAACGCCGCAAAATCGACGGCCGGACGACATCCAGGTCATGGCCGACGGCAACACCCTGACGTGCTGGCCGACGAAACTGGCACTCGTGCCCGCTATGGCCCGCCGAATCGCCCAACTGCTGCCCCATCCCGAGAATTCGGGTTCGGGT contains:
- a CDS encoding Lpg1974 family pore-forming outer membrane protein — its product is MSQHARLSAARFGRAVVLVVAAFASRPGIAQLQESGGAYAVPLTDAPIAVAQSDYSDLNAFDTPPDVYLTPPSGQSIEPMHMAQATPPAFLPQGMPPAAPMPQAAPPAYAPPMQAMAPTQQMPFGQPMRYGQPMQQMPNMTPMQQMPYGQPIQRTAYMQQMPPAAPASQMQPAPQMQAMPPMQQMQPTAPVAQAAPFQQTSQNPVYMAPETVVGGGQYPGIAPAGGPVYSSPYGEQVFDGSPAFNGGGCGCDTGCGVPEVGCGSCGDACGCGGMSSSLYHGYGGGNGCRKGLAFGFDFVFLKPRFGSNDAFFIERPNSIINQELGHDFETGYRVWLEHIGPDDFGGRFRYFSFDERAQTEFASPAVGETIIVDLDGMQFAPIRGTNGATAIGDFQADSIVATGNLDVSAFDAEMSQRIKFNNWLFNVGGGLRYGRFEQSYQSIYYNGDDIVGGAASSRRFDGIGPTIFAEMRRPIGCSGFSILANVRGSMLYGRHRDDLNSFANGVITAGGTTNNTTFASFRNDDLIPIAESQLGGEWSIWISPKTVFSVQVAWETQVWFGAGNTVSRNDDLGLDGFTVRLGFEF
- a CDS encoding diguanylate cyclase yields the protein MSSEPSFELPSLNEPVATEVPPAPKAGATHPTDSAGTLLSLMTLAKTARLDVNDPSTDEALAGVIAPATLRALLSALNHRDPKTIRHVRRTARLATGVASAFGWDERPLKALEVACLLHDIGKIGVPDSILFKPGALTGDEAELMALHHNIGCDILQACRVDSEVYDIVVQSSQHYNGATDGYRLIGSDVHQGARILAVADAYDSLRTQQVYREAIPHDEIMKKLKAASGTQFDGTIVVALGRWIEQEGPGVFDPELDGGSSGREHPNAPGMLDPNALCQIFSHLYILESLYDGFYLLDADLKVVLWNLGAERLFKKGHQEVLGTNWNARAWEFADLMGNPLGEGEYPLQRVLKEPRAISSGLKYKRFDGKWTEIEIQSIPLIDGNGQLQGVAEIYRDLCRTTFRPNEYRELKMAASRDPLTKIANRGELETQLALHLSEIGKQQDHQPFGVIFCDIDFFKAVNDNYGHQVGDDVLVNTARLLQEECYSGELVARYGGEEFVILCPDTDLEGAVRRAERLRGLLAKTVLNDETELKVTGSFGVSVYEKGDSVESLCRRADKALYQAKETGRNRTCSITSTQLHEDRRKTPDEPIETDPFLAEGHFEAQLASDMIVYKLGGFVDEISAKVKDVTQRQATFAIGTTGMFGGWGKSSQKQAVQLVLEFGEDRRASRPSNSGTEVRYRFTPIGRPPSPEAFHRRVKELLKALRGYFGVQ
- a CDS encoding FAD-dependent oxidoreductase, which codes for MHLDAVIFGGGAAGLWTLDRLCAGGHRAILLESNALGAGQTVASQGIIHGGLKYTLTGLLTRSAENIRDMPDLWRECLAGERVPNLSGTVVRSDSCYLWRTESLTGRVGMIGARMGLRVTPKMLAPGELPSVLQSCQGPVARLSEQVISPVSFLEKLRERNLPRLFKIDPESGLSLSVDDGGRVTQIGLTDSETGRTFECVPKSVILAAGNGNARLLSQVGKSATVMQRRPLHMVMAKGDLPEFNGHCVDGTVTRVTITSERIDEQTVVWQIGGQIAEDGVGLSEPDLIARARRELAAALPDLSQDGIEWATYRVDRAEGETPQNRRPDDIQVMADGNTLTCWPTKLALVPAMARRIAQLLPHPENSGSGESQQLPEWTRPEVAAPPWETCHWYSDRITRAA
- a CDS encoding GDP-L-fucose synthase family protein; its protein translation is MDLKSARVLVTGGGGFLGSFVCEEFRAQGCEQLFAPRSVDFDLRSEHDISRMLVMYRPDVVVHLAAVVGGIGANRDQPGLFFYENAVMGVHLIEHCRRAGVEKTVVAGTICAYPKMTPVPFKEDELWSGMPEETNAPYGLAKKMLLVQCQAYRDQYGFNGIYLMPVNLYGPRDNFDLETSHVIPAMIRKFITARDSGAKEVVFWGDGSPTREFLHVRDAARGIRLAXERYDESDPVNLGSGMEISIRDLAETLQRVTGFRGDIVWDETKPNGQPRRCLDITRAEERFGFKAAIDFETGLRETCEWFEQNQDERRVA
- a CDS encoding HDOD domain-containing protein, which gives rise to MVATTSKPTGAERFALALGELQASDDVTRKLISLTATPDYRMDQVVACLERDPALSLRILRVVNSSRYGLRHKVGSVKQAAALLGQNSLRLFALSFSVIGGLMKGPLHDFYGDYWRRAATTATAAAHLVDANADGYDISTDDAYTAGVLADIGVLVLAQYAPKSYVPAYESCVHGPELISAERELFKIDHPALGATFLSAWDLPSPVVDAVARHHAGSSDSVEMNELETVLRTAGSVAQAIVDPGVDRFAALSVTLEQDFPTIDPLVLVEQVYDEVAREGSDAETETTRCEKLPPKDQVVGQYAAA